In Pyrus communis chromosome 8, drPyrComm1.1, whole genome shotgun sequence, one genomic interval encodes:
- the LOC137742815 gene encoding uncharacterized protein, with the protein MLPTVTQVIAQTDVIRYMLTRHMVKGRIGKWTLALSEFSLQYVPQKAVKGQALADFLAQHPSPYGLEGGEVDIGLVTTRDNHWTMHFDGSSTSTSAGVGIAIHSPDHCRWYLSLKLDFSCTNNQAEYEALIIGLHVLHDLRAPRVLVLGDSELVINQLNGVFRCMSCTLAPYHMVATYLAESFERITFEHISRIHNTDADELAQIASGAQLMGGKLGRIMGIANTGQCSYPVLINQQTLQRAHVIRTRVMSLPSLLERGVP; encoded by the coding sequence atgctccccacagttacgcaggtcatcgcccaaaccgacgtaattcgttacatgctgactcggcATATGGTCAAAGGCCGGattgggaaatggacactcgccttatccgagttcagccttcagtatgtaccacaaaaggccgtcaaggggcaagccctCGCCGACTTCCTGGCACAACACCCATCCCCTTACGGTCTTGAGGGGGGCGAGGTCGACATCGGTCTCGTCACCACACGCGATAatcattggactatgcattttgatggttccagtacttcgacctcggcagGTGTCGGTATCGCAATTCATTCGCCTGATCACTGCCGATGGTAtctttctctcaagttagatttcagctgcaccaataatcaggccgagtatgaagccctcattatcggcctccatgttttacacgaCCTGCGGGCCCCCCGCGTTCTTGTCcttggtgattccgaacttgtgattaaccaactgaacggcgtatttcgttgcatgagttgtactttagctccctatcacatggtcgccacctacctggccgagtcgttcgaacgaatcacatttgaacacatttcacgtatcCACAATACTGAtgccgacgaactcgcccagattgcctccggagcacaactcatggggggcaaactAGGTCGAATTATGGGAATTGCGAACACGGGTCAATGCTCGTACCCCGTTTTGATTAATCAGCAAACTCTCCAGCGCGCGCACGTAATACGTACACGGGTaatgtcgctcccatccctaTTAGAACGAGGAGTCCCATAG